The Nitrospinota bacterium genome includes the window ACGGTCAAGGGCGAGACAAAATTTGCCTGTGTCGATGGTCCGGATTTCGATGGTCATGAGGTCGACTTTGATGAGCTGGTTAAAAGGCAAGCGGTCTATAAAAAGGATGAAGAGATCTCTTATAAGATAGCGAAGGAAAAACATGATAGCTTATGCATAAAGAGAGATAAAAATGAGCGATGAAAAGAAAAAAAGACCGGGAAGAGAAAAGATGCCTTCCCATGATCCCAAGAAGAGGATAAAAAATTTTAATGAGGTCAATTTTGGATATACGCCTGAAAAGGCTATAAAAGAGGCAAAGAGGTGTATTCAGTGCAAAAACCCGAAATGTAATCCTGGTTGCCCGGTAAATATAAAGATCCCCGATTTCATCGATTTGATAGCAAAAGGGGAGTTTGTCGCTGCAGCCAGAAAGATAAAAGAGGACAATGCCCTCCCAGCAATATGCGGAAGAGTCTGTCCCCAGGAGGAACAGTGTGAGATTGTATGTGTCCTCGGAGTGAAAGGGGAACCGATTGCCATAGGGCATCTTGAGAGGTTCGCTGCCGATTATGAAAGGGAGAAAAACCATGTTGAGATACCAAAAGTGGCAAAACCCACAGGGAAAAGGGTCGCTGTGGTCGGTTCAGGGCCTGCTTCTTTAACTGTGGTCGGAGACCTCGTTCAGCTGGGACACGAGGTGACTATATTCGAAGGGCTCCATAAACCTGGTGGGGTGCTTGTCTACGGAATCCCTGAGTTCAGGCTCCCAAAAGCGATTGTCAAGGCAGAAATCGATTATCTGAAAAAGATGGGGGTAAAGATAGAGTGTAATTCTATCATCGGGAAGCTTAAAAGCGTTGACGAATTACTTGAGAACGGTTTTGACGCTGTTTTCATAGGGACAGGAGCAGGACTCCCCTATTTTATGGAGATACCTGGAAAGAATCTCAACGGTGTCTATTCTGCAAATGAATATCTGACCCGTTCGAATCTCATGAAGGCCTATCTTTTCCCCGAATACGACACCCCAATTATCAGGGGGAAGAATGTGGCGGTTATTGGCGGGGGGAATACAGCCCTCGATGCGGTAAGAACAGCGATTCGCCTTGGAGCGGATAATGGCTATATCGTCTACAGGCGTTCGAAAAAAGAGATGCCGGCCAGAGATGAAGAGATTATGCATGCTGAAGAGGAGGGGGTTCAGTTTCACTTTCTCTGTAATCCCGTAAGGATTATCGGAAATAAAGATGGATGGGTGAAAGCCATTGAATGCCTTAGAATGGAGCTGGGAGAGCCTGATGAATCAGGCAGAAGAAGACCCGTGCCCATAGAAGGTTCAGAATTCCAGCTGAAGGTCGATACCGTTGTCTTTGCCATAGGTACAGGGGCAAATCCGATTATTCCTAAAACGACTCCTGATATAAAGACGAGTAAATGGGGTACAATTTTAGTCAATGAAGAAACAGGCGAGACCAGCAAGAAGGGGGTTTTTGCTGGAGGAGATATCGTTACAGGAGGGGCGACTGTTATTTTGGCAATGGGAGCAGGAAGAAGGGCTTCAGCTGCTATTGATAAATATCTAAGAGATGAAAACAAAGATTAAATAAGAATCGCTTCATCTTAAATTACTACTTATCTAAAAGCTCTTTTGCGTATTTTCTTGTTGTTTCAGTTATCTTTTTGCCTCCAGACATCCTGGCTATCTCTTCAACCTTTTCTCTTGAGGTCAGCTCTTTTATGGTAGCAATGGTCCTCTTATTTTGGATCTCCTTTGTCACTTTAAAATGATAATCTCCCTGACTTGCAATTTGAGGGAGATGGGTTATACAGAATACCTGATGACCCCTTGAAACCTTTTTTAACTTCAATCCTACAATTTCTGCTATTCTTCCCCCGATTCCAGAATCAACCTCATCAAAAACCATGATCGGAATATTATCATCTCTGGTCAAAATACTCTTCAAGGCCAACATCATTCTTGAAATTTCACCACCAGAAGCTATCTTAGAAAGAGGCCTTAACTCTTCCCCCAAGTTGGGAGAAAAGAGAAATTCAATGTTGTCTATCCCTTTTTCTTTTAGACTAACTGAATTTCCCTCCCATTTAATAAAACTATCCTCATCCAAGCTGTGGCTAAATCTTACTCGAAAAGCAACTCTATCCATACCTAATTCTTTTAGCTCTTTTTTTACTTCTCCTTCAATCTTTAAGGCAATCTTCCTTCTCTCCCTGGATAGCTTCAAAGCAGCTTTTCTCAATTCATCCTCCAATTCTTTGAGTCTTTTCTTTATCTCAAAAATCTTCTGGTCATGGTGTACAATCCTATCTAATTCCTCATCCAGAGATTCTCTGTATCTAAGGATTTCTTCTATTGTAGAACCATATTTACGTCTTAGTGAGTTAATCAGGGCTAGTCTATCATCCAATTCTGTTAATCTTTCAGGGTTGAACTCTAAAGATTTTTCATAATCTTTCAGAGTCCTAGAGAGTTCTTCTAGCTGAACAAGGTTATTCTCCCCATCTTTTAATGCATCTTTTAAAGATTTGTCGATATCAACCATTTTATGAAGAATATTTGTTATCTTTCCTAACTGCTCGATAATAGAGCCTTCCGAGGAATAGAGAAGTTCGTATAACTCTTGAGAACTCTCATATAATTTCTCAGAATTGGCCAAGATATTTTTCTCTTCTTTTAATCTAGTATCTTCCCCTGTTTTTAATCCCGCCTCATCAATCTCTTTCATTTGAAACCTGATGAGGTCTTCTCTTTGTATCCTTTCTCGATTGTCTTTTGCTAAATGATCAAGTTCTCTCTTTAATTTGCAATATTGAATGTAATCTTGGGTTAATTTGTCTCTTCTGCTCAGGAGTTTTCCATAAGAATCAATGATATCAATATGGTTTTCTTGATGAAGGAGTGTCTGGTGGTGATGTTGGCCATGAAAATCTACTAATCTTTTACCAACCTCAGAGAGAACGGTTAGGGTAACGAGATTGTTATTTATATAAGATTTGCTCTTTCCTGAAGAAGAAAAAGTCTTTTTTAGAATTAATTCTCCATCTTCGGTCTGTATTCCAATCTCCTCAAGTCTCTTTTTAAGAGGGGCTTCTTTTGTAATATCAAAAAGGGCCTCTACATATCCTTTGTCCTCACCGGATCTTATATCATCCGGAGAAATTTTGCTGCCCAAGGTTAAACCTAGAGCCTCAACAATAATAGACTTGCCAGCACCTGTCTCTCCAGTAAAAATAATTAAGCCGGGGTCAAATTCTATATTCAGGAGGTCGATTATTGCAAAGTTTTTGATACGTAGTTCCCTTAGCATCGCTTACTTGTAAATAAAAAAGTTTTACGCCCTCTCTCCCCACTTTAGTTTTTCTCTTAGTACCTGAAAGTAATCCTTGTCAGGGGAGAGGATGAGTTTAATCTTTCGATGAGATTTTTTTACCTGGACCATATCTCTATATTTCAAGGCAAAACCCACCTGTCCATCCATGGTAAGAAAGACATCCTCATTCTCAGAAGCTAAGGTTATTTCTATTTTTACATTATCAGGTACCACCAGAGGTCTATTTGTCAAGGTGTGGGGACAGATTGGATTTAATATTAATGCCTCCATTGTAGGATATATGATTGGTCCACCAGCAGACAGGGAATATGCTGTTGAGCCAGTTGGTGTTGAAACAATAAGGCCATCCGCCTTGTATGTTGCTAAATATTTACCATCAATAAAAGCCTCTAGATCTATTATTCTGGCTAAGGCCCCTTTATTTATAGCTACTTCATTAATTGCACTATATTCTGCAATCTTCTCACCTTGTCGATAGATATGAGTAGTCAATTTGAGTCGTTCATGGACAATATAATCTCCCGAAAATATCTTTTCTAAAGCAGGGTACAATTCTTCACGTGTTACCTCTGTTAGAAAACCCATTCCACCAAGATTTACTCCAAAAATGGGCACATCATTATCATTAATCAATCTCGCAACACTCAGGAGCGTTCCATCTCCTCCTAATACAATTATCATATCTACCATTGATGGTATCTTAGGTTTTGGATATGGAGAGCTCAGTCCAATAAGGGAAGCTGTATCTATGTCAATATATACCTCTTTTTTATTTTCTTTTAACCAAGGGACGAGTTTATCTAGAATTTCTTTTGCCTCGTGTCTGTGTGGTTTAGCTATTATTCCTATCCTATCCATTTATTCTACCTTTGCTAATTATTAA containing:
- the gltA gene encoding NADPH-dependent glutamate synthase → MSDEKKKRPGREKMPSHDPKKRIKNFNEVNFGYTPEKAIKEAKRCIQCKNPKCNPGCPVNIKIPDFIDLIAKGEFVAAARKIKEDNALPAICGRVCPQEEQCEIVCVLGVKGEPIAIGHLERFAADYEREKNHVEIPKVAKPTGKRVAVVGSGPASLTVVGDLVQLGHEVTIFEGLHKPGGVLVYGIPEFRLPKAIVKAEIDYLKKMGVKIECNSIIGKLKSVDELLENGFDAVFIGTGAGLPYFMEIPGKNLNGVYSANEYLTRSNLMKAYLFPEYDTPIIRGKNVAVIGGGNTALDAVRTAIRLGADNGYIVYRRSKKEMPARDEEIMHAEEEGVQFHFLCNPVRIIGNKDGWVKAIECLRMELGEPDESGRRRPVPIEGSEFQLKVDTVVFAIGTGANPIIPKTTPDIKTSKWGTILVNEETGETSKKGVFAGGDIVTGGATVILAMGAGRRASAAIDKYLRDENKD
- the recN gene encoding DNA repair protein RecN is translated as MLRELRIKNFAIIDLLNIEFDPGLIIFTGETGAGKSIIVEALGLTLGSKISPDDIRSGEDKGYVEALFDITKEAPLKKRLEEIGIQTEDGELILKKTFSSSGKSKSYINNNLVTLTVLSEVGKRLVDFHGQHHHQTLLHQENHIDIIDSYGKLLSRRDKLTQDYIQYCKLKRELDHLAKDNRERIQREDLIRFQMKEIDEAGLKTGEDTRLKEEKNILANSEKLYESSQELYELLYSSEGSIIEQLGKITNILHKMVDIDKSLKDALKDGENNLVQLEELSRTLKDYEKSLEFNPERLTELDDRLALINSLRRKYGSTIEEILRYRESLDEELDRIVHHDQKIFEIKKRLKELEDELRKAALKLSRERRKIALKIEGEVKKELKELGMDRVAFRVRFSHSLDEDSFIKWEGNSVSLKEKGIDNIEFLFSPNLGEELRPLSKIASGGEISRMMLALKSILTRDDNIPIMVFDEVDSGIGGRIAEIVGLKLKKVSRGHQVFCITHLPQIASQGDYHFKVTKEIQNKRTIATIKELTSREKVEEIARMSGGKKITETTRKYAKELLDK
- a CDS encoding NAD(+)/NADH kinase, whose product is MDRIGIIAKPHRHEAKEILDKLVPWLKENKKEVYIDIDTASLIGLSSPYPKPKIPSMVDMIIVLGGDGTLLSVARLINDNDVPIFGVNLGGMGFLTEVTREELYPALEKIFSGDYIVHERLKLTTHIYRQGEKIAEYSAINEVAINKGALARIIDLEAFIDGKYLATYKADGLIVSTPTGSTAYSLSAGGPIIYPTMEALILNPICPHTLTNRPLVVPDNVKIEITLASENEDVFLTMDGQVGFALKYRDMVQVKKSHRKIKLILSPDKDYFQVLREKLKWGERA